A single Ammospiza caudacuta isolate bAmmCau1 chromosome 14, bAmmCau1.pri, whole genome shotgun sequence DNA region contains:
- the LOC131564006 gene encoding transmembrane protein 182-like translates to MKAGAAALAAGILGGTGVLLFLIAFGTDYWLLATDTCGVLEHGNSTLSTAGAEAPTEAGNEILTFHHEGFFWRCWFFGEGHPESIWTFWYTSQAHPKFCMHGYLFPMPIAVGPFPHPSYDTTAVYRGFWTAFILLAVAAGLVGGLLLVCGVPFSSPHSYKVGGGFLLLSGGLFLLLVFLFVMWKEFAADFQRYILLERSERCLDGVPVHVYYGWSFMFAAAGVPLALLSGLLFFLVGRDIMDSLQ, encoded by the exons atgAAGGCcggagcagctgccctggcagccgGGATCCTCGGGGGCACCGGGGTGCTGCTCTTCCTCATCGCCTTTGGCACGGATTATTGGCTGCTGGCCACCGACACCTGCGGGGTCCTCGAGCATGGGAACAGCACTCTGAGCACCGCCGGG GCTGAAGCTCCAACAGAGGCTGGGAATGAGATCCTCACTTTCCACCACGAGGGTTTCTTCTGGCGGTGCTGGTTCTTTGGTGAGGGCCACCCTGAGAGCATCTGGACCTTCTGGTACA CCAGCCAAGCCCACCCCAAGTTCTGCATGCATGGCTACCTCTTCCCCATGCCCATTGCTGTGGGACCTTTCCCCCATCCCTCCTATGACACAACTGCAG TGTACAGAGGATTTTGGACGGCGTTCATCCTGCTGGCCGTGGCTGCCGGGCTCGTGGGGGGGCTCCTGCTGGTCTGTGGGGTTCCCTTCTCCAGCCCCCACTCCTACAAAGTTGGGGGAggattcctgctgctctcag gAGGTTTGTTTCTCCTGCTCGTGTTTCTCTTTGTGATGTGGAAGGAGTTTGCAGCTGACTTCCAGAGGTACATCCTCCTGGAGAGGAGCGAGAGGTGCCTGGATGGTGTCCCCGTGCACGTCTACTACGGTTGGTCCTTCATGTTCGCCGCCGCCGGGGTGCCCCTGGCACTCCTCTCTGGActcctcttcttcctggtgGGCAGAGACATTATGGATTCCCTGCAGTAA